The Streptomyces sp. B3I8 nucleotide sequence CTCGCCTCCTCCCTCCTGCCGCTGCTGCGCCTCGGCCGCGTCGACGAGGCCAGGGCCCACCATCTGCGGGGCCTGCGCCTGGTGCGCCCCATGGAGAGCATGCGCGGCTCCTACGCCGCCCACGTCGAGTTCTGCGCCCTCACCGGCAACGAGGCCCGCGGCCTGGAACTGCTCGCCGAGCCGCCCGGCGTACTTCACCGACACCGGCGAGCCGCGCAGCCACATGGACTTCCTGGCCGTCGTCGCCCTGCTGACCGACCGCCTCGTGGAGCTCGGCCACGCCGGGCGGACCGTGCCGGGGCCCGCCGGCCGGGACTGGACGGCCGACGCCCTCGCCCGCCACGCGCGCGCGGAGGCGCTCGCCCTGGCCGACCGCTTCGACGCCCGCAACGGCACCCCGCACATCGGGGAGCACGTCCGTGGCCGCATGGACCGACGGCCCCTGCTGGACCGGCTGCCGCTCGGCGTGCGCTCCCCGCGCACCGAGCGCACCGAGCACACCCTGCCGACGCCCCGGTCGACGGTGACCCGGTCGTCGGACACACCGGACGCGGAACCGACCCTGGAGACGCTGCTCGCCCAGGCGCGCCGGCGGTCCGAGGCGCTGCACCCGCAGTCCGTGCGGGCCTGGGCGGCGGTGGCGCGGGCCGCCGAGGGGCAGCACGAACTGGCCGCCCGCGACCCGCGCCGAGATCGCCGACCACGAGGCGATCGCCGCCGGCCCCGAGGGCGCCGCACTCTTCGAGCGGGCCGCCGCCCACTACGAGGAGGCCGGCGACCCCGGCGAGGCCCTCGCCGCCCGCGCCCGTGCCGCCTACGTACGGGCACTGACCGTCGGCGGCGCGGAACCCCTGGCGACCGCGGAGGAACTGCGCCGCACCGCTCTCGCGCTGCACGCCGAGGGCGGCACGGGGGTCGCGCAGGCCGCGTCCGTCCTCGTCTGCCGGGTCCGCGTCCTGCTGCACCTGGCGCTCCAGGAGCGGCACGACGACTCCGGTGGCCCCGGGAGCGCGGCCGTGCGGGCCGCCGGGGAGGCGGCGGCGGAACTGCTGGACCTCACCGGCCCGCACACCGACGACGGCGACACGCTGATCGCCGCACGGGCCGCCGAGGCACAGGCGACGCTCGGCGAACTCGCCGCGCACACCGGCGACCTCAGGGGCGCCGCCGGACTGCTCACCTCGGCGGCCGCCCAGTACGTGGCGGCGGGACTGCCGTGGTTCGCGGCGGACCGCGAGGCCCTCCTCGTCGGCCTCGCCCGCGCGCTCGACGACACCGCCGGCGCCGAACGGGCCGCGCGCGCCGCCCTCAAGCACGGTGCGGACCACCTGGACCCGCTCGGACAGGCCCAGTCGCACCTCCGGCTCGCCGAAGTCCTCGGCGAGAAAGGGGAGTTCCCCGAGGCCGCCGAGCACGCCCTGAAGGCGGCGCACTGGGCCGACGAGGCGGGCGAGACCCGCACCCTGGGCGCCTGGGCACGTCACCTGCTGGGCGGCTTCCTGCTGCGCCAGGAACGGTTCGCCGAGGCCGCCGAGGTACTGGAGTCGGCACTGCCCGACCTCGACGCCGAGACCCACGGCGACGGGGCCCTCGTACAGACCCGGTGGTGGCTCGGCGACTGCCACACCGAACTCGGCGAACACCGGCAGGCCGCGGAGCGGTGGCTCCAGGCCGCCGAGACCGCGCGGCACTGGCCCGAGCAGCAGGACCACGCGATGCTCGCGCACCTGGCCGCCGAGGCGCTGGGACGGGCCGGGCTGCCCGACGAGGCCGACCGGGCCTACCGGCGGGCGGCGGAACTGTGGCGGACCATGGGCAACCCCCACGGCGTGGTCCGCTCGCTGCGCGCCCGCGCGTGGCTCGCCGCGAACGAGGAGAGCACCGACGGGGGACCGGACCGGGCGCGGGAACTGATGGAGGAGGCGGTCCGGGAGTGCCGCGAGGCGCCCGCGGCGGCGGACGACGACGGGGCGCGCGAGCGGCTGATCGCCGAACGGGGCCACACCCACCGGCAGTTCGGCGACCTCCTCGCACGCGGCGGGGAGCCCGACGACGACGTGCTGGAGGAGGCGGTCGGGCACCTCGACCAGGCCGTCGCCGCCTACGCCTGCCTCGGCGACGGGGCCGTCGACCTGCGGACGGGCGCGGAACTCGCGGCGGCGTGGCTGGAGCTCGACCTCGGGCGCGGCGAGGCGGCCGGGGCGCGTGCGCGACGGGTGCTGGCGGTGTACGGGGAGAACGCGCCGGACGGCACGGACCCGGACTCCGGCACCGCGTCCGGCCGTCGGGCGGAGGCGAGGCGCGTACGGGAGCTGGCGGCCGAGGCCGACATCGACGCCGGGGCCGAGGCCTGACGGGGCCCCGTCGTACGGCCCTGCCTGGCCCGGACGCGCACATCCGCGGCCGGCGGGCGGGGCGGCCGGCCGGGCGGAGGGCCGGGCGGAGGGCCGGGCGGAGGGCCGACGGGCTGGGCGCCCCCGCACCCCCTCGCGGGGCGCGCCCCGCGCCCCCGGGCTGCGACACTGTGCGCAGACCCTGCGGCCGTCCACCCTCGAGGAAGCGCACCAGACATGACCCGCGTGATTGCCGGCCGGGCCGGGGGACGGCGTCTCTCCGTCCCGCCGGGCAACGGCACCCGGCCCACCTCCGACCGGGCCCGGGAAGGGCTGTTCTCCACCTGGCAGTCCCTCCTCGGCGGCCCCCTGGACGGCGAACGCGTCCTCGACCTCTACGCCGGTTCCGGCGCCGTCGGCCTGGAGGCGCTCTCGCGCGGTGCCGGGCACGTCCTGCTCGTCGAGGCCGACGCCCGCGCCGCCCGCACCGTCCGCGAGAACGTCCGCCGCCTCGGACTGCCCGGCGCCGAGGTCAGGGCCGGCAAGGCCGAGCAGACCGTCCGCACCGCGCCCCCGTCCGACCCCTACGACCTGGTGTTCCTGGACCCGCCGTACGCCGTCGCCGACGACGATCTGCGGGAGATCCTGCTCACACTCCGCGCCGGGGGCTGGCTCGCGCCCGACGCGCTCGTCACCGTGGAGCGGGGCACCAGGGGCGGCGAGTTCCGGTGGCCGGACGGCTTCGACGCGCTCCGGTCCCGTCGCTACGGCGAGGGAACGTTTTGGTACGGTCGCGCCGCCTCTACGTGCGACGACGCACGATGACCGGACCGGAGAGCGAGGGATCACAGTTGCGCCGCGCAGTCTGTCCCGGGTCGTTCGACCCGATCACCAACGGACACCTCGACATCATCGCCCGGGCCTCCAGGCTGTACGACGAGGTCTACGTCGCGGTGATGATCAACAAATCCAAGAAGGGCCTCTTCGAGGTCGAGGAACGGATCGACCTGATCCGCCAGGAGACCGCCGAGTTCGGCAACGTACGGGTGGAGGCCTTCCACGGCCTCCTCGTCGACTTCTGCAAGCAGCGCGAGATCCCCGCCATCGTCAAGGGACTGCGTGCCGTCAGCGACTTCGACTACGAACTGCAGATGGCCCAGATGAACAACGGCCTCTCGGGCGTGGAAACCCTCTTCGTGCCCACCAATCCCACCTACAGCTTCCTGTCGTCCTCGCTGGTCAAGGAGGTCGCGGCCTGGGGCGGCGACGTCTCCCACCTGGTGCCGCCGGCCGTCCTCGCCGCACTGGGGGAGCGGCTGCGCGACAACTGACCGCAGCCGTGCGGGAGGTCGCCCGCGGGGGCCGGCCGCACGCCCGCCGGGTGCGCCCGCCTCACCCGCTGTCCGGCGCACGTCCGGGGGCCGTACAGTCGGAGCGTCCGTCTCCAAC carries:
- the rsmD gene encoding 16S rRNA (guanine(966)-N(2))-methyltransferase RsmD; this translates as MTRVIAGRAGGRRLSVPPGNGTRPTSDRAREGLFSTWQSLLGGPLDGERVLDLYAGSGAVGLEALSRGAGHVLLVEADARAARTVRENVRRLGLPGAEVRAGKAEQTVRTAPPSDPYDLVFLDPPYAVADDDLREILLTLRAGGWLAPDALVTVERGTRGGEFRWPDGFDALRSRRYGEGTFWYGRAASTCDDAR
- the coaD gene encoding pantetheine-phosphate adenylyltransferase, with the protein product MRRAVCPGSFDPITNGHLDIIARASRLYDEVYVAVMINKSKKGLFEVEERIDLIRQETAEFGNVRVEAFHGLLVDFCKQREIPAIVKGLRAVSDFDYELQMAQMNNGLSGVETLFVPTNPTYSFLSSSLVKEVAAWGGDVSHLVPPAVLAALGERLRDN